The region TTTTCCTCTCCCCAGATGGACTAGTGGGCATGGCCATTGTCGGAGGCATGGCCCTGGGCGTGGCAGGACTGGCTGGACTCATCGGACTTGCTGTGTCCAAGTCTAAATCCTGAAGCAGACTGCATCTCTGCCTCAGCCCAGGGATACGTGGGAGCCCGTGGCAGACACTGGAAGAGAGGCCCACCTGTCCTCCCTGTCCCTTTCTTCTCCTGCACCCTGTCACTGTCCCCTGTGGCCTTCAGCTTCCTTTCCCCTGAGATCTGTCCTTTAGCCCCAAATCATGTGCTTTGAGACGAGTGTAAATAAAACTGGGCTTTGGCATGGGAACCTCAATGTCCTTGTTGAGAAGAGGCAGGTTTTTTTCGGCCCCAGGGTGGGAGTCATGCATGGGCcttccctgctctgtgccctcgTTCTCCTACCCGCCAGGCTGATGTGGGGTTCTCCTTTGTCCGCCGAGCTTCCCAGACCCCacacccttccttcctcctcccgtCCAGCACAGGGACGTGGCCTTTGCACGGCCTTAGAAGCCTGAGAAAAAGCAGTAATCAAAGACAAGAAGGGCAGAGCTGAAGGGACGGGCCAGAATTTATGTCTCCCGTCTCCTCTGACCCACTCAGCTGCCTCATGGCATGTGGAGTTTTCCACACCAGGGGGGCCTCCCCACTCAGTTTCCTCCCAAACCTCCACCCTTCCCTCCCTTTGTCTTCCTgggtcctcctcttcctcctccccatccttctCTTTAGAGGAGGTGGGCCGCTGGTCGGGGGAAGGAAACGGGCATTTGGCACAGAGTCAGCAGAGGTCTTGAGAGAGGTTAGGAACCCAGGACATCCTAGTTGTAGATGGAAGTTTGGGACCCAGTCCCCACCCAGCCCGCTTTGCCCAGCACCCTCCCCGTGCCAGGCTCAGCGTGGGCCTGTCTTGCATACCTCTCGTTCCACAGTCCAGCCAGCTCAGCTGGCAGGGATTGGGGAGGAGGCACCTGAAGGGAGCACGGAGGAGCCTGACACACAGAGAGGGGGTGAGGGGTTACATCTCAGTGATGTCccatgtgactgcctgggtgTAGGATGGGCCCCTTGGAACTGAGCCTCAGCCACATTCACCAGACAAGAACCAGTATGTCCCAGCATGGCCTTGAGGCGGGAAATGAGACCGTCTACACCAGGACAGGTGTTTAGCCTTGGCTTGGGGTGGGGACACGGAGGTTTCTAATCATAATTAATAGAGCTGGTGACGGTTCTGATAACTCAGAGCTGCTTAGATTAGCAGCACAGGATCATGTCCTGGGCTTGTGATTTATCCCCCTCTGGGCCCCCTTGGCAGCAAGATCAACCTTTTTGCCGAAAATCAAAGATCAGCCCAACAAGGGGGGAAGTTAAAGTTCAGGAAGTTGAAGTTTAGAGGAAAGCAACCTCACCCCGGGCCATGGGCATCCAGACCCAGGACACTCGCGTAGTATTAAGCCATGTGTAGTTGTGGGGAGCTTTGATCTGTGATTCTTAAAACGACTATGAAGTGAGCAGAAACAAGCTCAAGGGGCTCAAACTGCATGCCCGAATCTTTTTTGGTAAATGGTGGGACCCGGTTTGAGTCCAGGTTGGTTGGATTCCAGAGCTGTGGGTCTCTCTCAGGTACCCCATTGCCTTATTCAACCTTAATCTTCCTCAGAGACTCAGTACCTCAACCACTAAGTCTTTTGAGTTTCTTGACTTGTTCTCGCTAACATCCCAGAGGGGTGGCTCAGTTCCCTCCATCCTTCCCCTCTAAAAGGTGCCTCCAGCCGGCTGTGGctaggctctggctctggctctgctcTCTCAGCCACCTTCTCCCCTCGTCCCCTCTGACTCCAGCCTCTGGCCCCCATGAAAGCTGAGTCAGAGGCAGACGCTTCCCCTTGGCTCCCAGTGCCTCCCTTGGGAGCCCCTCCTTGGCGGCATCCGTTAGTCACTCCCCAGTAagtcctctccctccaccctcgTGGGGCGGGGAGCCCAGGGCTgcccagaggctggggggagggagtggaCTTTTGGCCCGTTCCGTTTATTCCCTCCATCTCCTCGTCAGCAGCCGCTGGGCACTCTTGGCTCGTTCCCCTGACCGACCTGCAGGGAAGCAGAGAGACCCGGAGAGAGGGCAGGAGGCGAACCAGAGACAGGGCCAaggaagaggcagaggctgcAGCCTGCCTCCCTCGGTCTCCCCAGCCTGCCTTAACCACCCTCTTTAGCCAAAGCCCTTTCAAGTTCACGTGGGGCTCAGCCCCTCCCCGTCACCGGGGCCCCCGGCTCCCCTCGGGGCCTGCATCCGAACATGTCGGTGGCTGTGGAGACCTTCGGCTTCTTCCTCGCAGCCGTGGGGCTGCTGATGCTGGGGGTGACCCTGCCACACAGCAGCTGGCGAGTGTCCACCATACACGGGAACGTCATCACCACCAACACCATCTTCGAGAACCTCTGGTATAGCTGTGCTACTGACTCGCTCGGAGTCTACAACTGCTGGGAGTTCCCGTCCATGTTGGCCCTCTCCGGTACGGGGTGGGGAGAGCGGCGGGGAACAAAGGGAGGCGGGAGGTTGGAGAGACCCCGGGGAGGGTGGGTGTTGTCTGTGGCCTGGCCTTGGGTGCCATATGGATAAAGGAGGCCGGATCCTGCTCTGAGACCTGGGTTCCTGCAGTTGGAAGCTCTGGgggcagccttctgcctggaaCTACAGAGGAGGTCTCATCACACATGACCTGCTGCCCTAAGGTGACCCTCTGTCTTTGTGGTTATAAGGGCAGGCAACAGGGTCAGACTGCTAGCTTCAGCACCTGCCATTGGCTGGCTCTGTGCCTGCACAGGTGGTAAAATGAGCTTCATTTGACCCATCTGTGAAATTAGggtcacaacagcactatttacagggTGGTCATGAGGATTATATGAGATAAACTGTGCGAACTGTTAATGTGATGTTAGCATCTAAATGTGCTCAATCAAATTTAGCATTTTTGTTTCTGGGTGGGAGTGCTGGGGCTCGTGGGGTGGAGAGGAAACCCCATCTTGGATTCCTGGGGGTTGAGAGACTGAAAAGTTTCAGTAGCCTCAGCAGGCTTCCACTGGGGCATCGCTCTCACCACCATGGTGAGTTCCAAAGGGCCGTTTTAAAGGGAGTCCTCTTGCATGTTTCAGTGTCCCCTGTAAGTGGGGGGGGGGTGTGCCTGTGTGTTTGGGGTGCTTGGAGCAGTGCATTTTTTGAGGTTCTTGGCGGGGTGGAGCCTGCAACTCTTTTGGCCCAGAAAGGTCTCCCTGGTGGCTGGAGCATcttcctgctgcctctgcccctaTGAGCAGCGCCCCCCATTCTCTAGGGGAGTCCTTCAGTCTGTCCCATGCCAGGCCAGAAGGGGATGACCAGGAACATGGTGCGGCCCCTGTGCCCTCACTGAGTGCTCCTGGAACCAGCGTGCTCTTCCAGGTCTCCTACTGCTGGTGCTGTGTGGTAGGGGAGGGAACTGAAGCCAACACTCCACGAAATCCCTGCCATGAATGTCAGAGATGCTCTGAGTCAGTTAGGGAGTCCAGGTGGGTCTTTTGTGCCCCCAGCTATTCCCAGAATCTCCTGAGGCAGCTGCAGGGGCTTCATGCTCTCATCCCTCTCTTCAGgaccccctcaccaaaaaaaaaaaaaaaacaacaacaacaaaaaacctataAAAGCTGCGGACAATCTAGGCCAGACACCAAGAATGCCTGGGTGGCCAGGAGGGACACTGACAGCAGCCAGCGCAGCAGTCCTGGGGATCTCCACCTCACCTACCCCTCAACCATACTGTGGTGTGAGAAGGGGACTTTGCTGCGAGCCTGACCACCCAAGGGGCCCCACCTGGACTGCTGCACTTGACCTGAGACCTCTCATGAGTGTGCACCAAAGATGGAGGTGCAGGAGCATGCTGATGGGCAGAGCAGAGCACAGGTGCCCGGGCTGAGGTTCCAGGCATCATGCTGGGTCCTTCACACGCGCCATTTCAGCACTGTTTACAGACCTGCAGTGTTAGTAACTCCGTCTTACAGATGCTGGAAAACTGCAAGGTGACCCACCCAGAGCCACACAGGTGGCGGGGGCCTGGAATCCAGACTTGTGTGTCTGAGTCCAGAACCAGCCAATACTTCCCAGGCTGGTTCTGATCCTGTGAAGGGTCCTGCCATTTATTCACCCCCTCCCAGCCTCTTAGCATATGATTTTATGGGCCCTTCAATAACCTCCCTGTGTCTAGGAGAACTCCCTGGGGATCAGGAGCTGGTCTGCCCAAGGAaggggtgggtagatggatggccaGGGAAaggatgtggggagggggagggggtaggAACTCTGGAGGGAGTAGctggaaatgagaaaatgctccCAGAGAACttaatccctcctcccttctccccaactCTGGGCCACTTCACATCCTGGCAAGGACCCAGCCTTTCCCCTCCAACACGAGTGGCACCACCCCACCTTGGAAAGGGGTACAAGGTCCTTGGGAGTACTTGGCAACTatcaaagacagagaaagaggaaggggggCCCAAAAGGGAGCCAGCCATTTGCTTCTGGTTTGAGAAAGGGGGAAGTGAGGCACTGAGAGCGTTATGAGCTGGACTGACTTGGATTGGTCCTGGGCCCAGGTATCCCACTTTCCAGATCAGAAGTTGCCCTTTACCTGGTGACCCATAGGCCACTGCTGCCCCTTATCGATCACTCCAGGATGTCAGTTCAGGATGtctggcactgtgctaggcaccagGTGGGACCTGGAGAGAAGCAGATGTGGGGAAGGGGCGGGAGCACTTGGACACAGCAGAGCATGGCGGTTCTCAATCAGGGGTGATTTTCTGACAACGTCTAGACATTTTGATTGTCCTGTTTGGGAGGACTGCTACTGACGTCTAGTGggcagaggccaaggatgctaaacatcctacaatacaGAGGACGGTCCCCAGAGCAAAGCATTATCCAGATGAAGTGTCAGTAGTGCCGAGGAAAAGCCCTGTAATGGAGGCGAAGTGCGCCTGTGCAGGGGCATGGGGCCGGAGGCGCTGCGCCTGGGAAGGAGGGGGGTGTGACCTCAGCCTGACCCCTTGGCTGGATGGGGCCCAAAGAGGAAAGATAGGCCTTGAAGTCTTTTAGGGAAAGAGACCTAAGCAGGTGCTATAAGGGGCTGGTTTGTCTTAGAGGGGAGAGCAGATGGTGGGGAAGGGGCCGGCTCAGGGACCCATGGCTgtgccccacctccccagggtACATCCAGGCCTGCCGAGCGCTCATGATCACCGCCATCCTCCTGGGCTTCCTGGGCCTCTTCCTAGGCATGGTGGGGCTGCGCTGCACGAACATTGGGGGCTTGGAGCTCTCCCGGAAAGCCAAGCTGGCGGCCACAGCAGGGGCCCTACACATACTGGCTGGTAATTGGGGGAAGGTCGTGGGTGGACCCTGCCCTtcagtgagggtgggggtggcccTTGGTCCAGACCTCGGGGTGACCTCACCTTCCCCTCTGCAATGACAcctgtccccaccctcccccatatCCACCAAATTCCCTGGCCACAAATCAGTCCATCAGCAATGTTTCTTGACCCCCCAACTAGGAGCCAGGCATGAGTGAGGTGTGGGAGGGACTGCAGAGGTGAGAGTGTCTGCCCTCCAGAGCTTACAGCCTGGCTGGGAAGACCGCAGTTAGGACATATATGCGCccacactcaaacacacacacatgcaaacactgTGCACAATAACAGCACCTCCGTGTGACTCGCCATCCCTTTTCAACCTTCAAAACATTTCTGCACACATCACCTTACAACGAGCCTGTGAGGCAGAGCAGTTCTTGTCCTGTTCGctaggtgtggaaacaggctcagaaacaTCAGTTATCTTATTAGAAGATAAGCGCCCAGGGAGCAGCCAGGCTGGACCGGTCGTCCAGAGGCCTGGCTGACTTCAGGCTTTCAGGCACTGAGTGTTTTGGGAGGTCAAGGAAACGGGCATCAGGGCAGGCGGGGCTGGTAGAGGAAGACTGCATGGGCTTTTGAGGATGAGTAGGACTTGGATGGGGCAGATTCCCAGTGAGGAAACTGCGGTCAAGGCGCTAGAGGTAGGAATGGAGAATGAACAGGGTATGTCAGGGATAAAGACGGAAAGAGGGTCCGAGGACCAGAGTGTGAGACTAGACAAGAGAGGTGAGCTGCGGCTGGGTCCTGGGTGGAAAAGCCTGCAGTTGACCCAGGAGTGATGAGCTGGGCAGAGGAAACACAAGGGATCCAATGAAACTTGCTCTTGGGCTTGATGCCCACGACCTGCTCTCTGGgccacctcttcctccaccagGCCTAGGGCGCCAGTAcggtcctcctctgcctccc is a window of Vicugna pacos chromosome 18, VicPac4, whole genome shotgun sequence DNA encoding:
- the CLDN15 gene encoding claudin-15; the protein is MSVAVETFGFFLAAVGLLMLGVTLPHSSWRVSTIHGNVITTNTIFENLWYSCATDSLGVYNCWEFPSMLALSGYIQACRALMITAILLGFLGLFLGMVGLRCTNIGGLELSRKAKLAATAGALHILAGICGMVAISWYAFNITRDFFDPLYPGTKYELGPALYLGWSASLLAILGGICLCSSCCCARDEDPAASVRLPYKAPVMPSTSLAARLPTAASDEEGDSSFGKYGKNAYV